The proteins below are encoded in one region of Pseudomonadota bacterium:
- a CDS encoding DedA family protein, translating to MDFLLLFITGLLAATILPVQSEIVLSALIYSQKHSVVLLVIVATIGNVLGSLINYYIGKYVMHFKDRKWFPADNKMINRANGFYQKYGVWSLLLAWTPFLGDPLTIVAGIFRTNIYLFLTLVTIGKAGRYIVLAMALEKAF from the coding sequence ATAGATTTTTTACTGTTATTCATTACAGGCTTACTTGCGGCAACTATACTGCCCGTCCAGTCTGAAATAGTCCTGTCGGCTTTAATATATTCACAAAAGCACAGCGTTGTTTTGCTGGTAATCGTTGCGACTATCGGTAATGTACTGGGTTCGCTTATAAACTACTATATCGGCAAGTATGTTATGCATTTTAAGGATAGGAAGTGGTTTCCCGCAGATAATAAAATGATAAACAGGGCTAACGGTTTTTACCAAAAATACGGTGTATGGTCGCTGCTGCTTGCATGGACACCGTTTTTAGGCGATCCACTGACTATCGTAGCCGGAATCTTCAGGACGAATATCTATTTATTCCTGACATTGGTAACTATAGGTAAGGCAGGCAGATATATAGTTTTGGCAATGGCTTTGGAAAAAGCTTTTTAA
- a CDS encoding HAMP domain-containing sensor histidine kinase, with product MLRYFNVIAFLSFILVVVAAFFAGMYFRSFAANSVIKTPIVEGNTNLIEKLSENIICKYYPILKALDSKPVNDWQDDKYFKKYFLTNAKESLSMNAAEKISIYTENKEMFFTTHDAEVVFLSDEEPDILHSVTPGQTKGVLLTSLGMYQDNQQDVGGSYVRTVSTFSTANCTNTYKDGGETKAVKDEKELKFIVEIYDDVTKSYEKLSLFHMVVSFSIIITFILLYLALFLTSRKTEKLINKQHDEKLRLERAKTAAEAQNQQKSMFLANVSHELRTPLNAIIGFSEIIRDEVMGPVGHPQYKEYITDINSSGVHLLSLINDILDYSKADARKLDVEKVDVDLSKIAHSCLRLIEPRAKEAHVHLVENLPANHVVLSADPKRMKQVILNLLSNAVKFTPEDGKVTLTLIEDAMNGNVIINVVDTGIGIAAKDISKAMAPFGQIDSSISRRYEGTGLGLPLTKKLTELMGGTFDIKSEVGLGTTVELLFPMIKVENAEEANLNF from the coding sequence AAGACCCCTATCGTTGAAGGCAATACCAATCTGATAGAAAAATTATCTGAAAATATAATCTGTAAATATTATCCCATACTCAAAGCATTAGATTCAAAACCCGTTAATGATTGGCAGGACGACAAGTATTTTAAGAAATACTTTCTAACCAATGCAAAAGAATCGTTGTCGATGAACGCCGCTGAGAAAATAAGTATATATACCGAAAATAAAGAGATGTTCTTTACTACACATGATGCCGAGGTAGTGTTTTTAAGCGATGAGGAGCCTGATATACTGCACAGCGTAACACCCGGTCAAACTAAGGGGGTGCTGCTAACTTCTTTAGGTATGTATCAGGATAATCAGCAAGATGTAGGCGGGAGCTATGTAAGGACGGTTTCAACGTTCAGTACGGCTAACTGTACCAACACATATAAAGATGGCGGAGAGACAAAAGCCGTAAAAGATGAAAAAGAACTGAAATTCATAGTGGAAATATATGATGATGTTACAAAATCATATGAAAAACTATCGCTGTTCCATATGGTTGTATCGTTCTCAATTATAATCACTTTCATACTTTTATATCTGGCACTTTTCCTTACTTCCCGTAAGACGGAAAAACTGATAAACAAACAGCATGACGAAAAGCTTAGACTGGAAAGAGCGAAAACGGCAGCGGAAGCCCAAAACCAACAAAAATCAATGTTCCTTGCCAATGTCAGCCACGAGCTTAGAACGCCGCTCAATGCAATTATCGGCTTTTCCGAGATAATAAGGGACGAAGTAATGGGACCGGTAGGACACCCGCAATATAAAGAATATATAACCGATATCAATTCATCGGGCGTGCATCTTCTAAGCCTGATAAACGATATCTTGGATTACTCCAAGGCAGATGCCAGAAAGCTTGATGTTGAAAAGGTAGATGTAGACCTCAGTAAAATAGCACATAGCTGTCTAAGGCTTATCGAACCAAGGGCAAAAGAGGCTCACGTACATCTTGTGGAGAATCTCCCTGCTAACCACGTGGTGCTTTCTGCCGACCCTAAACGTATGAAGCAGGTAATACTTAACCTGCTTTCAAATGCCGTTAAATTTACGCCTGAAGACGGCAAAGTAACACTAACACTAATCGAAGATGCCATGAACGGTAATGTGATAATTAATGTAGTGGATACCGGTATCGGCATAGCTGCAAAGGATATCTCTAAAGCAATGGCTCCTTTCGGACAGATAGACAGCTCTATCAGCCGCAGATATGAAGGAACGGGGCTTGGTCTGCCCCTTACGAAAAAGCTTACCGAGCTTATGGGCGGCACGTTCGATATAAAAAGTGAGGTCGGTCTGGGTACGACGGTTGAGCTTTTATTCCCCATGATAAAGGTAGAAAACGCAGAAGAGGCAAACCTGAATTTTTAA